The following coding sequences lie in one Streptococcus suis genomic window:
- a CDS encoding YggS family pyridoxal phosphate-dependent enzyme produces the protein MNFQKNKDAIFSAVAKAAEKAGRPSESVKVIAVTKYVDSSIANQLVNTGITHIGENRVDKFLEKYSALADKQLTWHLIGTLQRRKVKDIIPFVDYFHALDSVKLAQEIDKRATKIVKCFLQVNVSGEESKHGFAVSEIDAALAEISLLENIELVGLMTMAPIDATDDELDEIFSKMQEIQEELATRNLPRMPFTELSMGMSGDFERAIAHGATYVRIGSAFFE, from the coding sequence ATGAATTTTCAAAAGAATAAGGATGCTATCTTTTCAGCAGTGGCAAAAGCTGCTGAAAAGGCAGGTCGTCCGAGTGAATCAGTAAAGGTAATAGCTGTCACCAAATATGTTGACAGCTCTATTGCTAATCAGCTAGTGAATACTGGGATTACCCATATTGGAGAAAATCGAGTCGATAAGTTCTTAGAAAAGTATAGTGCCCTAGCAGACAAACAATTGACATGGCATTTGATAGGGACTTTACAGAGAAGAAAGGTCAAGGACATTATTCCATTTGTTGATTATTTCCACGCCCTAGACTCTGTCAAACTAGCTCAGGAAATAGATAAACGTGCGACTAAAATAGTCAAGTGTTTCCTCCAAGTCAACGTTTCCGGTGAGGAGAGTAAGCATGGCTTTGCAGTATCTGAGATTGATGCGGCACTTGCTGAAATTAGTTTATTGGAGAACATTGAACTTGTTGGATTGATGACGATGGCACCGATTGATGCTACAGATGATGAATTAGATGAGATCTTTTCTAAAATGCAGGAAATCCAAGAAGAACTAGCTACAAGGAACTTACCACGTATGCCCTTTACAGAGTTAAGTATGGGAATGAGTGGGGACTTTGAACGCGCCATTGCTCACGGAGCTACATATGTGAGAATTGGCT